The Medicago truncatula cultivar Jemalong A17 chromosome 4, MtrunA17r5.0-ANR, whole genome shotgun sequence genome includes a region encoding these proteins:
- the LOC25492156 gene encoding LOW QUALITY PROTEIN: DEAD-box ATP-dependent RNA helicase 38 (The sequence of the model RefSeq protein was modified relative to this genomic sequence to represent the inferred CDS: substituted 1 base at 1 genomic stop codon) has translation MAEEPSQPPSAVESLSFEALIIDENKSSPNLPGGPNDSNIETEVNSGYSPYTSAATFEELSLSPELLKGLYVEMGFIKPSKIQEITLPMILNPPHKDLIAQARNGSGKTTCFVLGMLSRVDPNMKAPQALCICPTRELAIQNNEVLQKMGKYTGISSELAIPSMDKIPPSRRPPIMAQVVIGTPGTINSLKNHKKLGVTRLKILVFDEADQMLAQDGFKDDSLRIIKEDLGXNDMGKMMVTKDWLVFLQVLLFSATFDDTVKNFATRIVAKKEHNEYFVKKEELSLEAVKQYKVKCTDELAKIEVIKDYIFELGENVGQTIIFVRTRNSAKMLHKSLVDFGYEVTSIQGALQTEERDTIIKEFKDGLTQVLISTDVLSRGFDQDQVNLVINYDLPLKYTRGQEPEPDCEVYLHRVGRAGRFGRKGAVFNLICHESEQMVMSKIEEHFGIHVEEVREKSVGDYKNALKKAGLLY, from the exons ATGGCAGAAGAACCTTCACAACCTCCCTCCGCTGTAGAAAGCCTATCGTTCGAAGCATTAATTATCGATGAGAACAAAAGTTCTCCCAACTTGCCCGGCGGTCCTAATGACTCTAATATTGAAACG GAGGTTAACTCGGGGTACTCTCCTTACACATCTGCCGCAACATTCGAAGAGCTTTCCCTCTCTCCGGAGCTACTGAAGGGACTCTATGTGGAGATGGGGTTTATAAAGCCTAGCAAAATTCAAGAAATAACCTTGCCGATGATTCTTAACCCTCCACATAAGGATTTGATTGCACAGGCACGTAATGGTTCTGGTAAAACCACTTGTTTTGTCCTCGGAATGCTCAGTCGTGTTGATCCAAACATGAAGGCTCCTCAAGCTCTCTGCATATGCCCTACTAGAGAGTTAGCTATTCAG AACAATGAGGTTCTCCAAAAGATGGGAAAGTACACGGGCATTAGTTCGGAACTTGCAATTCCTAGCATGGACAAAATTCCACCATCAAGACGGCCACCTATTATGGCTCAGGTGGTTATTGGTACTCCTGGCACAATTAATAGCTTGAAGAATCATAAGAAACTCGGGGTGACGAGGTTAAAGATTCTCGTTTTTGACGAGGCTGACCAAATGCTTGCTCAG GATGGGTTTAAAGATGATTCTCTAAGGATAATAAAAGAaga CTTAGGTTAAAATGATATGGGTAAGATGATGGTGACCAAGGATTGGCTTGTGTTTCTTCAGGTTCTTTTGTTTTCTGCTACATTTGATGACACTGTCAAGAACTTCGCTACAAGGATTGTTGCGAAGAAGGAGCATAATGAATATTTTGTGAAGAAAGAGGAGCTATCTTTAGAAGCAGTGAAGCAGTACAAAGTGAAATGTACCGATGAACTCGCTAAGATTGAAGTGATTAAAGATTATATATTCGAATTAGGAGAGAATGTGGGGCAAACTATTATATTTGTGCGCACTAGAAACAGTGCAAAAATGTTGCACAAATCTCTTGTTGATTTTGGCTATGAGGTTACTTCCATACAAGGTGCTCTTCAAACTGAAGAGAGAGACACAATCATCAAGGAATTCAAAGATGGTTTGACTCAAGTTCTTATCTCAACCGACGTTCTTTCCCGTGGCTTTGATCAGGATCAG GTCAATTTGGTTATCAACTATGATCTTCCCCTCAAGTACACTCGTGGCCAAGAACCGGAGCCTGATTGTGAGGTCTATTTGCACAGGGTTGGAAGGGCTGGGAGATTTGGGCGCAAGG GGGCTGTATTTAACTTGATATGCCATGAAAGTGAGCAAATGGTCATGTCAAAGATTGAAGAACATTTTGGCATCCATGTAGAAGAG GTGCGAGAAAAAAGTGTTGGAGACTATAAAAATGCTCTTAAGAAAGCTGGTTTACTTTACTGA